A portion of the Choristoneura fumiferana chromosome 6, NRCan_CFum_1, whole genome shotgun sequence genome contains these proteins:
- the LOC141429001 gene encoding ecdysone oxidase-like has translation MLSSECGAGATSAAGAAVAAALQFFAASQCLVREDWPINAAVDNRSSWDFVVVGGGTAGAALAARLARLPGSVLLLEAGSDPPVESIIPGFRYSLKGSQYDWNFTSVDDSWSSQALRGGQRQPRGHMLGGSGSLNDMVYARGYPADYDEWATIVGDIWNWTTVLEYFKKTEYLTDERIIDDPELMKYHGRSGDIEVTGLRESTNVTDRFLEAFKELGFAMVKDMTYPKLIGAGRFSHTIRDGRRDSTLTAMLNKVENDRNNLKVVKQAFVTKILIQNNTAYGVEVLLNGDQFTFFANKEVVVTAGTFNTPKLLMLSGLGPKDQLENLDIAVIKDLPVGENLHDHIMVLTFLAADNGTCYSPKSESHMDVIRYLYDRTGSLSMTNSMGAYIKDPSVDGPLFAIYPSCMPVNTQFYQQCVELLGFKEKICAKLQSELENYEVLPLAVVLLKPKSRGRLRLQSKDPSAAPLIYSGTFNDTSDLTAFPDALNVAWSVANTSYFRMKNARVVELEVDVCADSSELEKVKCDARAMATSAWHATGTAALGAVLDARLRVRGVAHLRVADASVMPKIIRGNTNAPVVMIAERAADFIKEEHYGTNYT, from the exons ATGTTGTCCAGTGAATGCGGCGCGGGCGCGACCAGCGCGGCAGGTGCGGCGGTGGCTGCGGCTTTGCAGTTCTTTGCTGCTTCCCAATGCCTGGTCCGCGAGGACTGGCCAATTAACGCCGCAGTGGACA ACAGGTCGAGCTGGGACTTTGTGGTGGTGGGCGGCGGAACGGCGGGTGCAGCGCTGGCGGCGCGGCTGGCGCGGCTCCCAGGCTCCGTGCTGCTGCTCGAGGCCGGCTCCGATCCACCGGTGGAGTCCATC ATACCTGGATTCCGTTACTCGTTGAAAGGTAGTCAGTACGACTGGAATTTCACGAGCGTAGACGACTCGTGGAGTAGCCAGGCGCTCCGCGGTGGGCAGCGGCAGCCCCGCGGCCACATGCTCGGCGGCAGCGGCTCTCTCAATGACATGGTGTACGCCAGAGGCTACCCCGCAGACTACGACGAGTGGGCCACCATCGTCGGCGACATTTGGAACTGGACGACAGTACTGGAGTACTTCAAAAAGACGGAATACCTCACGGACGAAAGGATAATCGACGACCCGGAACTTATGAAATATCATGGTCGGAGCGGGGATATTGAGGTAACCGGTCTACGTGAGTCCACAAACGTGACTGACAGATTCCTTGAAGCATTTAAAGAGCTAGGTTTCGCGATGGTGAAGGACATGACGTATCCGAAACTTATTGGAGCCGGTCGATTTTCTCATACGATTAGAGACGGCCGCAGAGATAGCACGCTAACAGCGATGCTGAACAAGGTCGAAAACGATAGGAATAATTTGAAGGTGGTCAAACAGGCGTTTGTTACGAAAATTTTGATTCAGAATAACACGGCTTACGGCGTTGAAGTGCTTCTGAACGGAGATCAGTTTACCTTCTTTGCTAACAAAGAAGTGGTCGTGACAGCCGGGACGTTTAACACTCCGAAGCTCTTGATGCTCTCTGGGCTAGGGCCGAAAGATCAATTAGAAAATTTAGACATCGCAGTCATAAAGGACTTGCCCGTTGGAGAAAATCTTCACGATCACATCATGGTGCTGACTTTCTTGGCAGCTGATAACGGTACATGCTATTCGCCCAAATCAGAATCTCACATGGACGTGATAAGGTACCTTTACGATCGTACCGGATCATTGTCAATGACGAACAGTATGGGAGCTTACATCAAAGACCCGAGCGTCGACGGACCGCTGTTCGCGATCTATCCCAGCTGCATGCCGGTTAACACGCAGTTTTACCAACAATGCGTAGAACTTCTGGGATTCAAAGAAAAAATTTGTGCGAAACTTCAATCGGAGTTAGAAAATTACGAAGTATTGCCGTTGGCGGTCGTGTTATTGAAACCAAAATCTAGAGGTCGATTGAGATTGCAATCGAAGGACCCTTCAGCAGCGCCTTTGATATATTCAGGCACTTTTAACGATACGTCAGACTTGACCGCGTTTCCCGACGCTTTGAATGTGGCCTGGTCAGTGGCAAACACTTCTTACTTCCGAATGAAGAACGCTCGCGTCGTTGAGCTTGAGGTTGACGTCTGCGCTGATAGTAGTGAGTTAGAAAAGGTGAAGTGCGATGCTCGGGCGATGGCGACGTCAGCGTGGCACGCGACGGGCACGGCGGCGCTGGGCGCGGTGCTGGACGCGCGGTTGCGCGTGCGCGGCGTGGCGCACCTTCGCGTGGCCGACGCGAGCGTCATGCCGAAGATCATCCGAGGAAACACGAACGCGCCTGTCGTAATGATCGCCGAGAGGGCGGCCGACTTCATCAAAGAGGAGCATTATGGAACTAATTACACGTAG